A window of the Penaeus vannamei isolate JL-2024 chromosome 19, ASM4276789v1, whole genome shotgun sequence genome harbors these coding sequences:
- the Galt gene encoding galactose-1-phosphate uridylyltransferase, producing MAFQPTEHQHVRFNPLRGDWILVSPHRMKRPWAGQVEKPVGEDIPAHDPKNPLCPGVVRPNGEVNPNYESTFVFTNDFPAMLEEVPAPQESNDPLFQSAPARGTCRVMCFHPKSNLTLPLMTCQEIKTVIDEWIKQMLDLGKKYTWVQIFENKGAVMGCSNPHPHCQIWASSFMPNEPKLKDTNQKAYFAKYGRPMLMDYVNKELEKKERLVVTNDDWVVVVPYWAVWPYETMVLPRRHVSRMTDLTETEKTSLADIIKRLTTKYDNLFECSFPYSMGWHGAPTGPCLQDDVQHWVFHGCYYPPLLRSATVKKFMVGYEMLAQAQRDLTAEQAAEKLRVLPEVHYKKC from the exons ATGGCCTTTCAACCTACTG AGCATCAGCACGTGAGGTTCAATCCCCTGCGAGGAGACTGGATTTTAGTGTCTCCCCATCGCATGAAGAGGCCCTGGGCAGGACAGGTTGAGAAGCCTGTTGGGGAGGACATACCAGCCCACGACCCAAAGAACCCTCTCTGCCCGGGTGTGGTGCGCCCAAATGGGGAG GTCAATCCAAACTATGAGTCGACATTTGTTTTCACCAATGACTTCCCAGCCATGCTAGAGGAAGTGCCAGCACCTCAAGAGAGCAACGACCCTCTCTTCCAGTCAGCTCCAGCACGAGGCACCTGTCGGGTCATGTGCTTTCACCCAAAGTCAAACCTGACGCTCCCTCTCATGACCTGCCAGGAAATCAAGACTGTTATTGATGA ATGGATAAAACAAATGTTGGATCTTGGGAAAAAATACACCTGGGTACAGATTTTTGAGAACAAAGGGGCTGTCATGGGATGTTCAAACCCACATCCACATTGTCAG atctGGGCATCCTCGTTTATGCCCAATGAACCCAAATTAAAAGACACTAATCAAAAAGCCTACTTTGCCAAGTATGGAAGACCTATGCTGATGGACTATGTTAACAAAGAGCTTGAAAAGAAG GAACGTCTTGTAGTTACAAATGATGACTGGGTTGTTGTGGTTCCATACTGGGCAGTCTGGCCCTATGAGACAATGGTTCTTCCAAGACGCCATGTGTCTCGCATGACAGATCTCACAGAGACGGAGAAGACATCTTTGGCTGATATCATAAAGAGATTGACAACCAAATATGACAATCTCTTTGAATGCTCTTTCCCATATTCTATGGGTTGGCATG GTGCTCCAACTGGGCCATGTCTCCAAGATGATGTCCAACATTGGGTTTTTCATGGTTGTTACTATCCTCCTCTTCTGCGCTCGGCTACTGTCAAGAAGTTCATGGTTGGTTACGAAATGCTGGCACAAGCTCAGCGTGACTTAACAGCTGAACAAGCTGCAGAAAAACTTAGAGTCTTGCCTGAAGTTCATTATAAGAAATGTTAA
- the Hacd2 gene encoding very-long-chain (3R)-3-hydroxyacyl-CoA dehydratase — protein sequence MTNTVMEKDRHLSPFVYWAQTDTAVTLRVELRNVQTPDVDLQEQTLSFSAVANGAQGENKYGFNLKLLKPIDTEKSKYRILDRNVEFNLMKSEIEFWPRLLEDTKKPAWLKIDFDKWTHEEDLSDEARDIMEDYPDLYNRVQAEEMGWPTKRESMKKVYLFLYNLWQFIGFIYIVVVMGTRYLRDGPASMEGTHLNVGWMMRLCFITQFLEIFHPMVGYTKGSVFEAIVQVGGRGIIFFCLIEGEERMQTKPVIFYLYLVWSLIELVRYPYYMLRVYDVEISFLTWLRYTIWIPLYPLGFICEGVVVLRDIPYFEETKKFSVALPNKWNFSFYFPNLLRCYLLFFLFPVMYKMMTHMYHQRVRKLAPPSWKKKFE from the exons ATGACAAACACAGTcatggagaaagacagacacctgAGTCCTTTTGTTTACTGGGCTCAGACTGACACTGCTGTTACTCTACGTGTTGAGCTGAGGAATGTGCAG ACCCCTGATGTGGACCTCCAGGAACAAACATTATCATTCTCTGCTGTTGCAAATGGAGCACAAGGTGAAAATAAGTATGGATTCAACTTGAAACTCCTCAAGCCCATTGATACAGAG AAAAGCAAATACAGAATCTTAGACAGAAACGTTGAATTCAACCTCATGAAGTCAGAGATTGAGTTCTGGCCAAGGCTTTTAGAAGATACGAAGAAACCTGCTTGGCTGAAA ATTGACTTTGACAAATGGACTCACGAAGAGGACTTATCTGATGAGGCCAGAGACATCATGGAGGATTATCCTGATCTGTATAACAGGGTCCAAGCTGAGGAAATGGGATGGCCGACAAAGA gaGAGAGTATGAAGAAAGTATATCTTTTCCTATACAACTTGTGGCAGTTTATAGGATTCATATACATTGTGGTTGTCATGGGAACCAGATACCTAAGAGATGGTCCTG CATCGATGGAGGGAACTCACTTGAATGTTGGCTGGATGATGCGGCTCTGCTTCATAACACAGTTTCTGGAAATCTTCCACCCTATGGTTGGATACACAAAGGGATCAGTGTTTGAAGCTATTGTCCAG GTTGGTGGAAGAGGAATTATCTTCTTTTGTCTgattgaaggagaagagagaatgcagACCAAACCAGTGATATTTTACCTGTATCTTGTTTGGTCACTTATAGAACTTGTGAG GTATCCTTACTACATGCTGAGGGTCTATGATGTAGAGATTAGCTTCCTGACTTGGCTGCGATACACCATCTGGATCCCACTCTACCCTCTTGGCTTTATTTGTGAAGGGGTTGTAGTTCTCAG GGATATTCCATACTTCGAGGAGACCAAGAAATTCTCAGTTGCGCTGCCCAACAAGTGGAACTTCAGTTTCTATTTCCCAAACCTTCTCAGAtgttatctcctcttcttcctgtttcctg TGATGTACAAGATGATGACACACATGTACCATCAGCGTGTCAGGAAGTTGGCTCCTCCAAGCTGGAAGAAAAAGTTTGAATAG